From Myxococcus xanthus, a single genomic window includes:
- a CDS encoding phytanoyl-CoA dioxygenase family protein: MNDPVNTEATAHQTEAFRREGYVVIEQALSDDFLDVLRADFEQALHAKVARFDLKPAPRDARCEANDGVLNDFQPDGGNHDFNRWNMHLPSRRPYFEAMLVDNPRITGVIDQLLGPDWVYYIIASDTPFPNAGFQTAHQDYTRFSIAINIPLVDVTPDNGPMEVWPGTHQPPSEGRLAPFTTGAHRIDEPTLKSLVRRIPSRKLVMRRGAVLIRDHRMVHRGTPNLADAPRYMLSLYCIAAEQVPYRLLSDAGATLALSLRRMGRGSGAAVRHRRLFDLGAVLGRVVEECSLSDRDYRRTFSAELWASLGPRARHHLRFARVQGEDRVRGQGDLKGSGAFLKRYAQSISEALQRPDGRPRLPDHYAEGRPGTDAP, encoded by the coding sequence ATGAACGACCCAGTGAATACCGAAGCGACAGCGCACCAGACCGAAGCGTTCCGAAGGGAGGGCTACGTCGTCATCGAGCAGGCATTGAGCGACGACTTCCTTGACGTGCTGCGCGCTGACTTCGAGCAGGCGTTGCACGCGAAGGTCGCACGCTTCGACCTGAAGCCCGCGCCCCGGGATGCGCGCTGCGAGGCGAACGACGGCGTTCTGAATGACTTCCAGCCCGACGGCGGCAACCACGACTTCAACCGCTGGAACATGCACCTGCCATCCCGGCGCCCGTACTTCGAGGCCATGCTGGTTGACAACCCTCGAATCACCGGCGTCATCGACCAACTGCTGGGACCGGACTGGGTCTACTACATCATCGCGTCCGACACGCCCTTTCCGAACGCGGGCTTCCAGACGGCCCATCAGGACTACACGCGCTTCAGCATCGCCATCAACATCCCGCTCGTCGACGTCACGCCCGACAACGGGCCGATGGAGGTCTGGCCCGGAACGCACCAGCCACCGTCGGAGGGACGGCTCGCGCCGTTCACCACCGGGGCACACCGCATCGACGAGCCCACGCTGAAGTCGCTTGTCCGGCGGATTCCGTCACGCAAGCTGGTGATGCGCCGCGGCGCCGTGCTGATTCGCGACCACCGCATGGTCCACCGAGGCACACCGAACCTGGCGGACGCGCCCCGGTACATGCTCTCGCTGTACTGCATCGCCGCGGAGCAGGTACCCTACCGGCTCCTGTCCGACGCCGGCGCCACGCTGGCGCTGAGCCTGCGCCGGATGGGGCGGGGAAGCGGCGCCGCCGTCCGGCATCGCCGCCTCTTCGACCTGGGCGCCGTCCTGGGGCGCGTGGTCGAGGAGTGCAGCCTGAGCGACCGGGACTACCGCCGCACCTTCTCCGCGGAGCTCTGGGCCAGCCTGGGTCCACGCGCCCGTCACCACCTCCGGTTCGCGCGGGTCCAGGGCGAGGACCGGGTCCGTGGCCAGGGCGACCTGAAGGGGAGCGGGGCATTCCTCAAGCGCTACGCCCAGTCCATTTCCGAGGCCCTCCAGCGACCCGACGGGCGCCCGCGGCTCCCTGACCACTACGCGGAAGGACGGCCTGGAACGGACGCACCTTGA
- a CDS encoding carbamoyltransferase C-terminal domain-containing protein, whose product MNLLGVYIGLHDSNVALSVDGRVRYAKSERLTGIKHHRSALSFVREMCERWGVTRLDGIAFSDGDRNGLGACKLGELWKKVSPVAELGSAPTYCVDHHYAHILSTWPVADTAELELGFAIDGRGDNEARKTVIARPGARNPELVHHNATRSFGRLLERIGELMKLSATPGNESDLAGKVMGAQAYGEVDQDFVRSVDVEALGERLYDFTDKVPWRGRVPIETPDFFQFDNPSFRDWLSTVHALLAAHTQAHFARFARPDMAIAYAGGCAQNVVINQELFLRYPRLVVPPHGYDGGLSLGCLELLRIQLGLPRFSTEGFPYWQEDDCEDAPTESTIAQAVELLAQGKIVGWFQGRGEVGPRALGNRSIFMDPRQHDGKDRLNFRVKHRETWRPYGATVLLERTPEWFDLAEESRYMLRSVPTRPERQREIPAIVHQDGTCRVQTVGRDAPTSARRLVERFQQHTGLPMLLNTSLNAGGSPIFATRAQCRDFFAAVDMDALFMGNEVLVRQG is encoded by the coding sequence ATGAACCTACTTGGCGTCTATATTGGTCTTCACGACAGCAACGTTGCCCTCTCGGTGGATGGCCGGGTCCGCTATGCGAAGTCCGAGCGGCTCACGGGCATCAAGCACCATCGCTCGGCGCTCTCGTTCGTCCGGGAGATGTGCGAGCGCTGGGGCGTCACCCGGTTGGATGGGATTGCCTTCTCGGATGGGGACCGCAATGGGCTCGGCGCGTGCAAGCTGGGCGAACTCTGGAAGAAGGTCTCCCCCGTGGCGGAGCTGGGGAGCGCCCCCACGTACTGCGTGGACCATCATTACGCGCACATCTTGAGCACCTGGCCCGTGGCCGACACGGCTGAACTGGAGCTGGGCTTCGCCATTGACGGCCGGGGAGACAACGAGGCACGCAAGACGGTCATCGCCCGCCCGGGAGCGCGGAACCCGGAGCTCGTCCACCACAACGCCACGCGCTCCTTCGGGCGGCTCCTCGAGCGCATCGGGGAGCTGATGAAGTTGAGCGCCACCCCGGGAAACGAGAGCGACCTGGCCGGGAAGGTCATGGGCGCGCAGGCGTATGGCGAGGTGGACCAGGACTTCGTTCGTTCGGTCGACGTCGAGGCGCTTGGAGAGCGCCTGTATGACTTCACCGACAAGGTCCCCTGGCGCGGCAGGGTCCCCATCGAAACCCCGGACTTCTTCCAGTTCGACAACCCGAGCTTCCGGGACTGGCTGTCGACCGTCCACGCGTTGCTGGCGGCTCACACGCAGGCGCACTTCGCGCGCTTCGCGCGCCCGGACATGGCCATTGCGTACGCGGGGGGCTGTGCGCAGAACGTCGTCATCAACCAGGAGCTGTTCCTCCGCTATCCCCGGCTGGTCGTTCCTCCCCATGGGTATGACGGGGGGCTGTCGCTGGGGTGCCTGGAGCTGCTCCGCATCCAGCTCGGACTGCCGCGCTTCTCCACCGAGGGCTTTCCCTACTGGCAGGAGGACGACTGCGAGGACGCTCCCACGGAGAGCACCATCGCGCAGGCGGTGGAGTTGCTGGCCCAGGGGAAGATTGTGGGCTGGTTCCAGGGGCGGGGCGAGGTGGGACCGCGCGCGCTGGGCAACCGCTCCATCTTCATGGACCCGCGGCAGCATGATGGAAAGGACCGGCTCAACTTCCGCGTCAAGCACCGTGAGACGTGGCGGCCCTACGGCGCCACCGTGCTGCTGGAGCGGACGCCCGAGTGGTTCGACCTGGCGGAGGAGAGCCGCTACATGCTTCGTTCGGTGCCCACGCGCCCTGAGCGCCAGCGGGAGATTCCCGCCATCGTCCACCAGGACGGCACCTGCCGGGTCCAGACGGTGGGGCGAGATGCGCCGACCTCCGCCCGGCGGCTGGTGGAGCGGTTCCAGCAGCACACGGGCCTGCCGATGCTCCTGAACACGTCGCTCAACGCAGGCGGCAGCCCCATCTTCGCGACCCGGGCGCAGTGCCGGGACTTCTTCGCCGCCGTCGACATGGACGCGCTCTTCATGGGGAACGAGGTGCTTGTCCGCCAGGGCTGA
- a CDS encoding MBL fold metallo-hydrolase has product MRLTLIGHASLLIETADCRVLMDPVLWDPHQEGLFHVHPAREVLHARLPPLDVLVISHRHLDHFDIRSLAHLPRQVQVVVPQDPLLEKSLRALGFEEVHALAPLTEFFVGGTRFVTTPSRAPVREFGLVIQDETGTCFNAVDTVLDASAVAAVRQVAPTLDVFLASWQPMLEVDFQWNRPVAFPVQRYAELLGHVAALEPRAVVPGANGFRYCGISSWLNQVVFPVSRARFCVDVKRARGDCAVFPMDPGDVLEFGAAGFRLDAGGASFVRRLPEARVSLDYRPVDFDGRLVDGPCAPDEAAAIRASVERVMDVELPRFLEEADATCWRLHQQHGVVQQLEVVFPDERLSWCIDFTASPPRMARGASSLATVHSLVTASVLHGIASGTRTWDYAIMGGFYRRFLTFEPQAPLSDPLRLRFPSGQAQASVIEAEVARWAGVRPLSSARAPRALLQRCGVFPTGATAR; this is encoded by the coding sequence ATGAGGCTGACGCTCATCGGGCACGCATCGCTCCTCATCGAGACGGCGGACTGCCGCGTCCTGATGGACCCTGTCCTGTGGGATCCTCACCAGGAAGGACTGTTCCACGTCCATCCCGCCCGGGAGGTGCTGCACGCACGGCTCCCTCCTCTCGATGTGCTGGTCATCTCGCATCGGCATCTCGACCACTTCGACATCCGGAGCCTCGCGCACCTGCCCCGCCAGGTTCAGGTCGTCGTTCCCCAGGACCCGTTGCTCGAGAAGTCGTTGCGGGCGCTCGGCTTCGAGGAGGTCCATGCGCTGGCTCCGCTCACGGAGTTCTTCGTGGGGGGCACGCGCTTCGTGACGACCCCGTCGCGGGCGCCGGTGCGTGAGTTCGGCCTGGTGATTCAGGACGAGACGGGCACCTGCTTCAACGCCGTGGATACCGTGCTGGATGCGTCGGCCGTGGCGGCGGTCCGGCAGGTCGCTCCGACGCTCGACGTGTTTCTGGCCTCCTGGCAGCCGATGCTGGAGGTGGACTTCCAGTGGAACAGGCCGGTCGCGTTTCCAGTCCAGCGCTATGCCGAGCTGCTCGGGCACGTGGCGGCGCTCGAGCCGCGGGCAGTCGTTCCGGGCGCCAATGGGTTTCGCTACTGTGGCATCTCCTCGTGGCTGAACCAGGTGGTGTTCCCCGTGTCCCGCGCGCGCTTCTGCGTGGACGTGAAGCGGGCCCGGGGGGACTGTGCGGTGTTCCCCATGGACCCGGGGGACGTGCTGGAGTTCGGAGCGGCAGGGTTTCGCCTCGACGCGGGAGGCGCCTCCTTCGTGCGGCGGCTCCCGGAGGCCCGCGTGTCCCTGGACTACCGTCCGGTGGACTTCGATGGGCGCCTGGTGGATGGGCCCTGCGCACCGGATGAAGCGGCGGCCATCCGCGCCTCCGTGGAGCGAGTGATGGACGTCGAGTTGCCACGCTTCCTGGAGGAAGCCGACGCGACGTGCTGGCGCCTTCACCAGCAACATGGCGTCGTCCAGCAGCTCGAGGTCGTGTTCCCGGACGAGCGGCTGTCCTGGTGTATCGACTTCACGGCGAGCCCTCCGCGGATGGCGCGGGGCGCCAGCTCGCTGGCCACGGTCCATTCCCTGGTGACGGCCTCGGTGCTCCACGGCATCGCCTCGGGGACGCGGACGTGGGACTACGCCATCATGGGTGGCTTCTACCGCCGGTTCTTGACGTTCGAGCCGCAGGCGCCTCTCTCGGATCCGCTGCGTCTGCGGTTTCCCTCAGGCCAGGCCCAGGCGAGCGTCATCGAGGCCGAGGTGGCCCGCTGGGCCGGTGTCAGGCCGCTTTCCTCGGCGCGTGCTCCGCGCGCGCTGCTCCAGCGATGTGGGGTTTTCCCGACAGGGGCTACGGCACGATGA
- a CDS encoding ABC transporter ATP-binding protein, giving the protein MDRLVRNYVTSAYVIAPEWSLWDTPVLHRNRALARKAQLYLRQRCDILSAQANSWTGRVRVEHAAGLRAEHIADLVDAAIREALEDIAPDTDSRALESTRNAPPRIRVLVVALAVSASGYVVHSVVGSAMRIFPRWSVWGGIGALLGTSAAVIHAADDDVEDETRTQRDHALRELLKASRPYHRMLLLAMAATVVSRAMQVGYVALVGVLTDSLLSPHRVMLFGRRLPIGRLGLGKVAAGLVALIAGCSFFEYVSRILWMRAAHRITHDLRLRLYEHVQSLELKAFADTSRGNYLTLLNEDLNRIELLFSSTWGVWNEVAYATCSTVGFFLVSPGFAGLAAVPMPALLLLAQSLEKRIRPRYAALRQQAGVLQGVLNNNIDGIPTIRAFGAERMAARWVDEASVGFRGEQDAATQIHSSYNPVVLAAANTLRMVTALAAGFHASRGHLTPGTYVSLVILSTSLSLPMLSVARDFPHILSTLASLSRVFKAFELPRERRDEGAALDAGAVRGAIRVEDVRFGYHPGLPVLDGFSVDIPAGKMTAFVGETGSGKSTLAKLLLRFHDADAGHILLDEQDIAGLRRGDVRRAIAYVGQDIFLFNGSIRDNIAFGMPDVGLEAIQEAAQRAGAHEFIMQLPQGYASHTGELGQKLSGGQRQRIGIARALLLRRPILILDEVTSSLDAVTEAQLLRAWSEVLAGRTVIVVAHRLSAVRDAHRIHVLERGRIAESGSHEELLGRGGRYARYWDLQVNQKELPPDAFPGRGGLPS; this is encoded by the coding sequence TTGGACCGGCTCGTGCGCAACTACGTCACCTCGGCCTATGTCATTGCTCCGGAATGGAGCCTATGGGACACGCCCGTTCTCCACCGGAATCGCGCGTTGGCGCGGAAGGCGCAGCTCTACCTGCGCCAGCGCTGTGACATTCTTTCCGCGCAAGCCAACTCCTGGACGGGGCGCGTGCGAGTCGAGCACGCAGCGGGCCTGCGCGCCGAGCACATCGCCGACCTCGTTGACGCGGCCATTCGCGAGGCGCTGGAGGATATCGCTCCGGACACGGACTCGCGTGCGCTGGAGTCCACGCGCAACGCGCCCCCACGCATCCGTGTCCTGGTCGTGGCGCTCGCGGTGAGCGCCAGTGGGTATGTCGTGCACTCCGTGGTCGGGTCGGCGATGCGCATCTTTCCCCGCTGGTCCGTGTGGGGAGGGATTGGCGCGTTGCTCGGTACCAGCGCCGCGGTCATCCACGCGGCGGACGACGACGTCGAGGACGAGACCCGGACTCAACGTGACCATGCGCTCCGAGAGTTGCTGAAGGCCTCGCGGCCCTATCACCGCATGTTGTTGCTCGCCATGGCCGCCACGGTGGTCAGCAGGGCGATGCAGGTGGGCTACGTGGCACTGGTAGGGGTGCTCACGGATTCGTTGCTCTCTCCGCACCGGGTGATGTTGTTCGGGCGGCGATTGCCCATCGGGCGGCTCGGACTGGGGAAGGTCGCGGCGGGGTTGGTGGCGCTGATCGCCGGCTGCTCGTTCTTCGAGTACGTCTCCCGAATCCTCTGGATGCGCGCCGCGCACCGCATCACCCATGACCTGCGGCTGCGTCTGTACGAGCATGTCCAGAGCCTTGAATTGAAGGCGTTCGCCGACACCAGCCGCGGGAACTACCTGACCCTGCTCAACGAGGATCTCAACCGAATCGAGTTGCTCTTCTCCTCGACGTGGGGCGTCTGGAACGAGGTCGCCTATGCCACGTGCAGCACGGTGGGCTTCTTCCTGGTCAGCCCCGGGTTCGCGGGCCTGGCCGCAGTGCCGATGCCCGCCCTGCTGCTCCTGGCGCAGTCGCTGGAGAAGCGCATCCGCCCCCGGTACGCCGCGCTGCGGCAGCAGGCCGGCGTGCTTCAGGGCGTGCTCAACAACAACATCGATGGGATTCCCACCATCCGCGCCTTCGGCGCCGAGCGGATGGCGGCCCGATGGGTGGATGAGGCGAGCGTGGGCTTCCGGGGGGAGCAGGACGCGGCGACCCAAATTCATTCCTCATACAACCCGGTGGTGCTCGCCGCGGCGAACACGCTCCGCATGGTGACCGCGCTGGCGGCGGGGTTCCATGCGTCCAGGGGGCATCTCACGCCGGGCACCTATGTCTCGCTGGTCATCCTGAGCACCTCCTTGTCCCTGCCGATGCTCAGCGTGGCCCGCGACTTTCCGCACATCTTGTCGACGCTGGCCTCGCTCAGCCGTGTGTTCAAGGCCTTTGAGCTGCCCCGCGAGCGCCGGGACGAGGGTGCCGCGCTGGACGCGGGCGCCGTTCGTGGCGCCATCCGCGTGGAGGACGTTCGCTTCGGGTATCACCCGGGCCTGCCGGTGCTCGACGGGTTCTCGGTGGATATCCCGGCGGGGAAGATGACCGCCTTCGTCGGGGAGACGGGTTCGGGCAAGAGCACGCTCGCCAAGCTCCTGCTGCGCTTCCATGATGCGGACGCGGGCCACATCCTGCTGGATGAGCAGGACATCGCGGGGCTGCGGCGAGGCGACGTCCGGCGGGCCATCGCCTATGTCGGGCAGGACATCTTCCTCTTCAATGGCAGCATCCGGGACAACATCGCCTTCGGCATGCCGGACGTGGGGCTCGAGGCCATCCAGGAGGCCGCTCAGAGGGCGGGGGCGCATGAATTCATCATGCAGCTACCCCAGGGCTATGCGTCGCACACCGGCGAGCTGGGTCAGAAGCTCTCGGGTGGGCAGCGCCAGCGCATCGGCATTGCCCGCGCCCTGCTGCTGCGCAGGCCCATCCTCATCCTTGACGAGGTGACCTCCTCGCTGGACGCCGTGACGGAGGCCCAACTGTTGCGCGCCTGGTCCGAGGTCCTGGCGGGTCGCACCGTCATCGTCGTCGCCCACCGCCTGTCGGCGGTCCGGGACGCGCACCGAATCCACGTGCTCGAACGCGGACGGATTGCCGAGTCGGGCTCGCACGAGGAGCTCCTTGGACGAGGAGGCCGTTACGCGCGGTACTGGGACCTCCAGGTCAACCAGAAGGAGCTCCCGCCGGACGCCTTTCCTGGGCGCGGAGGGCTGCCTTCATGA
- a CDS encoding NAD(P)/FAD-dependent oxidoreductase: MSGAWEGKLYDVIVMGGGPAGATLAARLRKDPGLSVAIFESERFPREHIGESFVPSAVSSLQESGALGRVLSSDCWIKKGGGYYSWDAVRPWSTFFEHKAYERDGYRRWAFHANRAELDDILLRHAEENGAEVFEGTPVKQVYRRDGFTEVDLGEKGSARCKVFVNASGRYSVTSLGGPREFLSSYRNIAIWSYIRKGKPAQSLPGDWNIFRESGVSPIGSFAFEDGWFWYIPIPLEVDGRREVVHSLGLVTDPRGLKSKRDYMSPSVFMETARKVPFLCDLVADAELIYDEFRTTANYSRISHQMCSWENREIRVGDAAFFVDPLFSTGVHFALHHTAAAAVLVRAAFDEAMPEQHREDLWHDYDQMLRKQAQVFSLAIDQWYNEISLAHPGSVYWRERSERATFEVRNATFHYLVNGSLDEDLLHVISQGNDAVEALSETGAWRTSFAQLQRLRPADDALVQLMPNVKFRQSVTLEHPIADSAEDKLDARPQAFDHGPYWESPERHAHEVAPRFGRPSPCLRFYFEDGDHQDTVRILWNRPNSALLERLSQPHAYGPLLAGCSLSERGLLDQLLLKGMMRVIP, from the coding sequence ATGAGCGGAGCCTGGGAAGGCAAGCTGTATGATGTGATTGTCATGGGCGGAGGACCCGCGGGAGCCACGCTCGCCGCGCGTCTGCGGAAGGACCCCGGCCTCTCGGTGGCCATCTTCGAATCTGAGCGATTTCCTCGTGAGCACATCGGAGAGTCCTTTGTCCCCTCCGCGGTTTCCTCACTGCAGGAGAGCGGGGCGCTCGGGCGCGTGCTGTCCAGCGACTGTTGGATCAAGAAGGGCGGTGGGTACTACTCATGGGACGCGGTGCGCCCCTGGTCCACCTTCTTCGAACACAAAGCCTACGAACGGGATGGGTACCGCCGCTGGGCATTCCATGCCAACCGGGCGGAGCTCGACGACATCCTCTTGCGTCATGCGGAGGAGAACGGGGCGGAGGTCTTCGAGGGGACGCCCGTCAAGCAGGTCTACCGCCGCGACGGCTTCACGGAGGTCGACCTGGGGGAGAAGGGCAGTGCCCGCTGCAAGGTGTTCGTCAATGCCTCGGGCCGCTACTCGGTGACATCCCTTGGGGGGCCGCGCGAATTCCTGTCGTCCTACCGCAACATCGCTATCTGGAGCTACATCCGCAAGGGCAAGCCCGCGCAGTCGCTCCCGGGGGACTGGAACATCTTCCGCGAGTCCGGCGTATCGCCGATAGGAAGCTTCGCGTTCGAGGACGGGTGGTTCTGGTACATCCCCATCCCGCTCGAGGTGGACGGCAGGAGGGAGGTCGTCCACTCGCTCGGGTTGGTCACCGACCCCCGGGGCCTGAAGAGCAAGCGCGATTACATGTCCCCCTCCGTGTTCATGGAGACCGCCCGGAAGGTGCCCTTCCTTTGCGACCTCGTGGCGGACGCCGAGCTCATCTACGATGAGTTCAGGACAACGGCCAACTACTCGCGAATCAGCCACCAGATGTGCTCCTGGGAGAATCGTGAGATTCGCGTGGGCGACGCTGCCTTCTTTGTGGACCCGTTGTTCTCCACGGGCGTCCACTTCGCCCTGCACCACACGGCCGCGGCGGCGGTGCTCGTGCGGGCTGCCTTCGACGAGGCCATGCCCGAGCAGCATCGTGAGGACCTCTGGCATGACTATGACCAGATGCTGCGCAAACAGGCGCAGGTGTTCTCGCTCGCCATCGACCAGTGGTACAACGAGATTTCCCTGGCCCACCCCGGCAGCGTCTACTGGCGTGAGCGCAGCGAGCGGGCGACGTTCGAGGTCCGGAACGCAACCTTCCATTACCTGGTCAATGGTTCTCTGGATGAGGACCTGTTGCATGTCATCAGCCAGGGGAACGATGCGGTAGAGGCGCTGAGCGAGACGGGCGCCTGGCGGACGAGTTTCGCTCAGTTGCAGCGCCTGCGGCCCGCGGATGACGCGCTCGTGCAGTTGATGCCCAATGTGAAGTTCCGCCAGAGCGTCACGTTGGAGCACCCCATCGCTGACTCCGCCGAGGACAAGCTGGACGCTCGGCCCCAGGCATTCGACCACGGCCCCTACTGGGAGTCGCCGGAGCGGCACGCGCACGAGGTCGCCCCACGCTTCGGACGCCCCAGCCCGTGCCTTCGCTTCTACTTCGAGGACGGGGACCATCAGGATACCGTCCGCATCCTCTGGAATCGTCCGAACTCGGCGCTGCTGGAGCGCTTGTCGCAACCGCATGCCTATGGGCCCCTGCTCGCCGGGTGCTCGCTCTCCGAACGGGGGCTGCTGGATCAACTTCTGCTCAAGGGGATGATGAGAGTCATCCCGTGA
- a CDS encoding LeuA family protein: MRDPARTVSHSEFIHDWNGRGAAPSPAFPVEINDETLRDGMQATAVTSPTVEEKRGLLELMQHIGVSAVSLGMPAAGPWALEEVVTLARHIREEALRLEPNCAARTLHSDIVPIVEAVQRAGQPIVVHTFIGSSPLRQCAEAWDLDFILRSSTAAIDFAVRQGLEVAFITEDTTRSTPETLELLFRAAVEHGASRLVLCDTVGHATPAGTRALVRWTRDLVERLGSPVKVEWHGHNDRGLALINALVALEAGATRVHGCGLGIGERTGNAPVELLLLNLKLLGWIDQDLTRLVDYVLTLAQVCRVPIPRNYPLVGEDAFRTATGVHSAAIIKALERGDDWLADHIYSSVPAGEFGRRQQLELGPMSGMSGVRYWLMVRGLQENEQLCEEILRRAKSAASTLTEEEVWSIVQAHGGQGRSCA, encoded by the coding sequence ATGCGCGACCCGGCCAGGACTGTTTCTCATTCCGAGTTCATCCACGACTGGAATGGAAGGGGGGCCGCCCCGAGCCCTGCATTCCCAGTCGAGATCAACGATGAGACGCTCCGGGATGGGATGCAGGCGACGGCCGTCACCAGCCCCACGGTGGAAGAGAAGCGCGGCCTGCTCGAGTTGATGCAACACATCGGGGTGAGCGCGGTGAGCCTCGGTATGCCCGCGGCGGGGCCGTGGGCGCTCGAGGAGGTCGTGACGCTGGCGCGCCACATCCGGGAGGAGGCGCTGCGGCTCGAGCCCAACTGTGCGGCGCGGACGCTGCACAGCGACATCGTCCCCATTGTCGAGGCGGTGCAGCGGGCGGGGCAGCCCATCGTGGTGCATACGTTCATTGGCTCGTCCCCCCTACGCCAGTGCGCTGAGGCATGGGACCTGGACTTCATTCTGCGTTCCTCGACGGCGGCCATCGACTTCGCCGTGCGTCAGGGGCTGGAGGTCGCGTTCATCACCGAGGACACCACCCGCTCCACGCCGGAGACGCTCGAGCTCCTCTTCCGCGCCGCGGTGGAGCATGGCGCTTCCCGGCTGGTGCTCTGCGACACCGTGGGGCATGCGACGCCAGCCGGAACCCGCGCCCTGGTGCGGTGGACACGGGACCTGGTGGAGCGGCTCGGCAGTCCGGTGAAGGTCGAGTGGCATGGTCACAACGACCGAGGGTTGGCGTTGATCAACGCGCTCGTGGCCCTGGAGGCGGGAGCGACGCGAGTCCATGGTTGTGGGCTGGGAATCGGCGAGCGCACGGGCAATGCCCCCGTGGAGTTGCTGCTGCTCAATCTCAAGCTCCTGGGGTGGATTGACCAGGACCTCACGCGGCTCGTGGACTACGTCCTCACGCTTGCCCAGGTCTGCCGGGTTCCGATTCCGCGGAACTATCCGCTGGTGGGGGAGGATGCGTTTCGCACTGCCACGGGCGTTCATTCGGCCGCCATCATCAAGGCGCTCGAGCGGGGGGATGATTGGCTTGCCGACCACATCTATTCATCCGTTCCCGCTGGTGAGTTTGGCCGGCGCCAGCAGCTCGAACTCGGGCCGATGAGCGGGATGAGCGGCGTCAGGTATTGGCTGATGGTGCGTGGCCTGCAAGAGAATGAGCAGCTCTGCGAGGAGATCCTCCGGAGGGCCAAGTCCGCGGCGTCGACACTGACGGAAGAAGAAGTGTGGTCAATCGTGCAGGCGCACGGTGGTCAGGGGCGCTCCTGTGCGTGA